Proteins from a genomic interval of Trichoderma breve strain T069 chromosome 2, whole genome shotgun sequence:
- a CDS encoding sugar transporter domain-containing protein — protein MKFFKNYRVYILTSVAYLGSLLFGYDTGVMGSVLALKSFKSDFGLPTDSSGFASTENAHVASNVVSLLTAGCFFGAITAAFLNERFGRRYSLMLFTVIFLVGAAIQTSAQHTIGQIYGGRVIAGFGIGGMSAITPVFVSENCPPAIRGRVAGLFQEFLVIGSTFAYWLDYGVSLHIKQSTKQWRVPVGIQLVPGGLMLCGLFFLKESPRWLMKKQRHEEALRSLSYIRNESPDNIEVQKEMAEIRASIEEEMALTEGVTWKETLKKGNWNRFALAFGIMFWQQFSGTNSIGYYAPEIFETVGVSSTNSSLFATGVYGTVKVVATAIFLFIGIDRWGRKRSLIGGAIWMATMMFIIGAVLATHPPDPKSSTVSSASIAMVVMIYLYVIGYSFSWGPTPWVYVSEIFPTRLREYGVGLAASTQWLFNFVITEITPAAVNHIGWRTFIMFGCFCCGMLAFVVLFIKETKGRTLEDMDILFGLISEDQRQADVEHVLNKGVELEHVEREEVTPDKAV, from the exons ATGAAGTTCTTTAAGAATTATCGCGTGTATATCCTCACGTCGGTGGCCTACCTGGGCTCACTGCTCTTTG gTTATGATACGGGTGTCATGGGCAGCGTGCTCGCGCTCAAGAGCTTCAAATCAGACTTTGGCCTCCCCACAGACTCAAGCGGCTTCGCGTCCACTGAAAACGCCCATGTAGCCTCCAACGTCGTCTCCCTGCTCACGGCcggctgcttcttcggcgCCATCACCGCGGCTTTCCTCAACGAACGCTTCGGCCGACGCTACTCCCTCATGCTCTTcaccgtcatcttcctcgtcggcgccgCCATCCAGACGAGCGCCCAGCACACCATTGGTCAGATCTACGGCGGCCGTGTCATTGCCGGCTTCGGCATCGGTGGCATGTCCGCCATCACACCCGTCTTCGTCAGCGAGAACTGCCCGCCGGCCATCCGTGGCCGTGTCGCCGGTCTTTTCCAGGAGTTTCTCGTCATCGGAAGCACCTTTGCCTATTGGCTCGACTACGGCGTGTCTCTGCACATCAAGCAGAGCACCAAGCAGTGGCGCGTCCCCGTCGGCATCCAGCTTGTGCCGGGCGGCCTCATGCTGTgcggcctcttcttcctcaaggaGTCGCCACGatggctgatgaagaagcaacgCCACGAAGAAGCCCTGCGGTCTCTGTCCTACATTCGCAACGAGTCTCCGGACAATATTGAAGTACAGAAGGAAATGGCTGAGATCCGAGCCTCCatcgaggaagagatggccCTTACCGAGGGCGTCACCTGGAAGGAGACACTGAAGAAGGGTAACTGGAACCGTTTTGCACTGGCCTTTGGCATCATGTTCTGGCAGCAGTTCTCCGGAACCAACAGCATTGGATACTATGCCCCCGAGATCTTCGAGACGGTCGGCGTCAGCAGCACAAACTCGTCGCTGTTTGCAACTGGTGTCTACGGCACCGTCAAGGTTGTTGCCACGGCCATCTTCCTGTTCATCGGCATCGATCGATGGGGCCGCAAGAGGAGTCTGATTGGCGGTGCCATCTGGATGGCCACCATGATGTTCATCATTGGAGCCGTTCTCGCGACGCACCCGCCCGACCCCAAGAGCAGCACGGTTTCGTCGGCGTCCATTGCCATGGTTGTCATGATCTATCTCTACGTGATCGGATACTCCTTTTCCTGGGGCCCAACCCCCTGGGTCTATGTCTCTGAG ATCTTCCCTACACGTCTCCGTGAGTACGGTGTCGGTCTCGCCGCCTCCACGCAGTGGCTGTTCAACTTTGTCATTACAGAAATCACGCCCGCTGCCGTCAACCACATCGGCTGGCGCACTTTTATCATGTTtggctgcttctgctgcggCATGTTGGCGTTTGTCGTCCTCTTTATCAAGGAGACCAAGGGCCGCACTCTCGAGGACATGGACATTTTGTTTGGCCTCATCAGCGAGGACCAGCGACAGGCGGACGTGGAGCATGTGCTTAACAAGGGCGTTGAGCTAGAGCATGTTGAGCGTGAGGAAGTTACCCCCGACAAGGCCGTGTAA
- a CDS encoding peptidase family s41 domain-containing protein: MAWLSRLSAVAALATTALAAEASTSSAKTPAAEPCAQIAALVKKNVNLFSSELGLACLESLPFKSDLAVSFVDDYTKYLQWQSTSEILRDPPKGSVSSTIDLFGGMANIRDRAAAGLYKSQYDFDLDLTHLIGFANDGHLALTPCSFGAIAWVSSLSLVSLSTDGVAIPKLYTLGDGELLAAGNTDVSPVILINGVGAEVYIEELSENVGLQDADARYNSMLANVPIGRDGSENDGGFSFFQSFPGVHEFNVTHANGTKASYPLSTGALSALGSFTFQTGEALWDAICDPKSAKPSKKRSVEEIVKNIKRADEAAQEKPAPETYPKPVVKDPFNLLVGYFPNDAELKDVAVLTVPTFLTAGGGLPDDQIKNFALEAQDFVKRAVAAGKSRIIIDVTNNGGGVVDSGFGLVSIFFPNMTIFSATRFRSVPATQFIVETVSRVKNPSDNLLLTQFDFFVPELVQPDQKTTFKTTADFLGPFETFGVPSTAIVAANDFDETDPNSAPINIFGLGGGLNGTEPPFKPENIVILTDGQCSSTCTVFINHMIPYGVRVFAAGGRAQNGPMQGIGGVKGSQVLELENISQLYDEANELVQNATNAKKPLFTEKEYSVFSAAIPPPLDKLPFRVSSGSVNFRNAFAPFNDQVPTHFIYQPADCRLFYTAEMLGKPELLWVNAAKAAWHNGACAFSVAPTKPIKSDEAATPSSGSLKSDPTTTAAPQPTSTHSSDDKPAASGDTSSSKKKTLSPAHKALGLLLAMAEGLRPQD; the protein is encoded by the exons ATGGCTTGGTTATCACGCCTCTCCGCCGTCGCGGCTCTCGCGACAACGGCACTCGCCGCAGaagcatcaacatcatcagcaAAAACTCCCGCTGCCGAGCCTTGTGCACAGATTGCCGCCTTGGTTAAAAAAAATG TGAACCTATTTTCGAGTGAGCTTGGACTTGCTTGCTTGGAATCACTACCTTTCAAGTCCGACCTCGCAGTGAGCTTCGTCGACGACTACACCAAATATCTTCAATGGCAATCCACGAGCGAGATTCTGAGAG ATCCGCCCAAAGGCTCTGTCTCCTCCACCATCGACCTCTTTGGTGGCATGGCAAACATTCGTGATAGGGCAGCCGCGGGCCTGTACAAGTCCCAATACGACTTTGACCTCGACTTGACCCATCTCATTGGCTTTGCGAATGATGGCCATCTCGCTCTCACGCCGTGTTCATTCGGCGCCATTGCCTGGGTTAGCTCTCTTTCTTTAGTTTCACTCTCCACTGATGGTGTCGCTATTCCCAAACTTTACACACTGG GGGACGGCGAACTCCTAGCAGCTGGAAACACAGACGTATCCCCTGTGATACTCATCAACGGAGTTGGTGCCGAGGTGTATATCGAGGAACTTTCCGAGAATGTCGGTCTCCAGGACGCCGATGCTCGATACAATTCCATGCTGGCCAACGTGCCCATTGGCCGCGATGGCTCAGAGAACGATGGCggcttttccttcttccaatCATTCCCAGGCGTCCATGAGTTCAACGTGACACATGCCAATGGAACCAAGGCTTCTTACCCTCTCAGCACAGGCGCGCTGTCAGCACTCGGTAGCTTCACTTTCCAAACTGGCGAGGCGCTGTGGGATGCCATCTGCGACCCCAAGTCTGCTAAGCcctcgaagaagaggtcTGTCgaagagattgtcaagaACATTAAGCGAGCGGATGAGGCAGCACAGGAGAAACCCGCACCTGAGACATACCCCAAGCCCGTTGTTAAGGATCCCTTCAACCTGTTGGTTGGATACTTTCCTAATGATGCAGAACTTAAAGACGTTGCTGTCTTGACTGTTCCTACCTTTTTGACCGCAGGCGGTGGCCTCCCAGATGACCAGATTAAGAACTTTGCTCTCGAGGCTCAGGATTTTGTTAAAAGGGCTGTCGCTGCCGGCAAGTCCAGGATCATCATCGACGTCACCAACAACGGCGGTGGTGTTGTCGACTCGGGCTTCGGCTTGgtcagcatcttcttccccaacATGACCATCTTCTCGGCAACCCGATTCCGCTCTGTTCCTGCTACCCAGTTTATTGTCGAAACCGTCAGCCGCGTCAAGAATCCCTCCGACAACTTGCTGCTGACTCAGTTCGACTTCTTCGTCCCCGAATTGGTCCAGCCAGACCAAAAGACTACGTTTAAGACCACGGCAGATTTCCTGGGCCCCTTTGAGACATTCGGTGTCCCCTCAACGGCCATTGTCGCCGCCAACGACTTTGACGAAACTGACCCCAACTCCGCCcccatcaacatctttggccttggaggaGGCCTCAATGGAACGGAGCCTCCTTTCAAGCCCGAGAACATTGTCATT CTCACTGACGGCCAGTGCTCCTCAACCTgcaccgtcttcatcaaccaCATGATTCCCTATGGCGTCCGTGTTTTCGCCGCTGGTGGTCGCGCCCAAAACGGTCCCATGCAGGGAATCGGTGGTGTCAAGGGCAGCCAGGTTCTCGAACTTGAAAACATCTCACAGCTTTACGACGAGGCCAATGAACTCGTTCAAAACGCCACCAACGCTAAGAAGCCTCTGTTTACCGAAAAGGAATACTCCGTGTTCTCGGCTGCCATCCCTCCTCCCCTGGACAAGCTTCCCTTCAGAGTCAGCTCAGGATCAGTCAACTTTAGAAACGCATTTGCTCCATTCAACGACCAGGTCCCTACCCACTTCATCTACCAGCCCGCCGACTGTCGTCTGTTCTACACCGCTGAGATGCTTGGCAAGCCTGAACTGCTCTGGGTGaacgccgccaaggccgccTGGCACAACGGCGCATGTGCCTTTTCGGTCGCGCCTACGAAGCCCATCAAGTCTGACGAGGCCGCCACCCCATCTTCTGGATCCTTAAAGTCTGACCCGACTACTACGGCGGCTCCTCAGCCAACTTCTACACACTCTTCGGATGACAAACCCGCGGCGTCCGGTGACACGTCGTCttcgaagaagaagaccctGTCTCCAGCCCACAAGGctcttggcctgctgctggccatggctgaGGGACTGAGGCCCCAGGACTAA
- a CDS encoding SUR7/PalI family domain-containing protein, giving the protein MGKGGRIACIAVPYLWTIGALVAIIFVGIGSTDSDSATLNKLYFMRADLSNVTAVEATRFGDQLLNLTSTAMRNANATEELAAAMEEAEKDGELRDFYNIGLFGYCSGEKEHNEFKVDFCSKPKGSFWFNPLEVWHLNISGVPDLLPKHLQSELKTYQKVSHWMFVSYVLAFATTCLQLLVGFSAIFSRIGSLATTVVAVVATIFMFAASITSTALFVVLTGVFNSSLKEYGVKANLGGNLFAASWLAAALSLASSVLWLFSSCCCSGRSSAPRSAPQHNYEKVDMGAGSASHTGHTTAPAPTFDNTNTAYEPYRHK; this is encoded by the exons ATGGGTAAGGGAGGTCGCATCGCGTGCATCGCGGTGCCATATCTATGGACGATAGGTGCTTTAGTTGCCATCATTTTCGTGGGCATCGGTTCCACGGACTCTGATTCAGCTACACTAAACAAGCTGTATTTTATGAGG GCCGATCTCTCCAATGTCACGGCCGTTGAAGCGACAAGATTCGGCGACCAGCTGCTGAACCTCACCTCAACCGCTATGCGAAATGCTAATGCCACCGAGGAGCTTGCCGCGGCtatggaggaggcggagaaGGACGGCGAACTACGCGATTTCTACAACATTGGTCTCTTCGGTTATTGCTCCGGAGAAAAGGAGCACAACGAATTTAAGGTCGACTTCTGCAGCAAGCCCAAGGGAAGCTTCTGGTTCAACCCGCTCGAGGTCTGGCACTTGAACATCAGCGGCGTGCCTGACTTGCTCCCAAAACACCTCCAGTCTGAGCTCAAGACTTACCAAAAGGTGTCTCACTGGATGTTTGTGTCATATGTCCTTGCCTTTGCAACTACATGTCTTCAGCTGCTTGTTGGCTTTTCGGCCATTTTCAGCCGCATTGGAAGTCTGGCTACAACCGTCGTGGCTGTG GTTGCAACCATCTTCATGTTCGCCGCAAGCATTACTTCAACCGCTCTGTTTGTAGTCCTGACCGGTGTCTTCAACTCCTCCCTCAAAGAATACGGCGTCAAGGCCAATTTGGGCGGCAATCTCTTTGCCGCATCATGGCTCGCCGCTGCGTTATCCCTGGCAAGCTCAGTCCTGTGGCTCTTCagctcttgctgctgctcgggccgctcttcagctcctcgCTCTGCTCCGCAGCACAACTACGAAAAGGTTGATATGGGAGCTGGCTCTGCTTCTCACACGGGCCATACCACAGCTCCAGCGCCCACCTTCGATAACACAAATACGGCATACGAGCCATACCGCCACAAATAA
- a CDS encoding alpha/beta hydrolase fold domain-containing protein, whose translation MSTQQTAKTQYVQAPNGAKYAYRRIGAATGTPLLCLGHFRSTMDHWDPLLINTIAARRNVILYDYPGAGRSTGQVASTIRQMAADVHSFLSLIGITEVDVLGFSIGGMVTQLVGLNAPSTINIRKLVLCGTGPSAGPESVPTPNMAGVMEYSGAKHMELSQMRILFFPMTKEGEYAAQRYWERIHERGVESSSEEHVKFLSDGLTDGGDGMNTMRNGITEFFTPETSQGLNGSYDRLADLKMPVLVANGHDDYMLPTVNSWVIQQKVLNGTLIVYPRSGHGFLFHFPTQFGRDVLNFLES comes from the exons atgtCAACCCAGCAAACAGCCAAGACCCAGTATGTACAGGCCCCCAACGGGGCCAAATACGCTTACCGCCGCATTGGAGCAGCCACAGGAACTCCTTTGCTCTGCTTAGGCCATTTCAGGTCTACAATGGATCATTGGGACCCTCTGTTGATCAATACTATCGCAGCGCGCCGAAATGTGATTCTCTACGATTATCCTGGCGCTGGTCGGAGCACCGGTCAGGTCGCTTCAACAATCCGCCAGATGGCTGCTGATGTACACAGTTTCCTCAGCCTCATTGGCATCACTGAAGTCGATGTTCTAGGATTCAGCATTGGTGGAATGGTGACCCAGCTCGTCGGATTGAACGCACCGTCTACCATCAACATACGGAAGCTTGTTCTTTGCGGCACCGGTCCCAGCGCTGGACCAGAGTCGGTTCCTACTCCAAACATGGCTGGCGTTATGGAATACTCTGGAGCTAAGCATATGGAGTTGTCGCAAATGCGAATCTTGTTCTTTCCCATGACCAAAGAAGGAGAGTATGCTGCTCAGAGATATTGGGAGAGAATCCACGAGCGAGGCGTCGAGAGCTCCAGTGAAGAGCACGTCAAATTTCTCAGCGACGGTTTGACTGATGGAGGCGACGGGATGAACACAATGCGCAACGGTATTACCGAGTTCTTTACTCCCGAGACTTCTCAAGGACTCAACGGATCCTATGACAGACTTGCCGATTTGAAGATGCCCGTTCTAGTAGCAAACGGTCAT GATGATTATATGCTCCCCACTGTCAACAGTTGGGTGATTCAGCAAAAAGTGCTCAACGGAACGCTCATTGTTTACCCGCGAAGTGGCCacggcttcctcttccatttcccGACCCAATTCGGCAGGGATGTGCTGAACTTTTTGGAGTCTTAG
- a CDS encoding cerato-platanin domain-containing protein yields MLANLLLQIAAVVAPVTAEIVSATFDPLYDDPSRSLNTVACWRKNIGFMPNLDWQIQQDAVGFIGLNSIDRLNSGKCFTCWTLEYNDKTISLLAIDSAESGVVMSLDAFQYLTDGRAHELGRVDVHAKEVDTSECGLPANILHAYDF; encoded by the exons ATGCTAGcaaacctcctcctccaaatTGCAGCCGTTGTTGCCCCTGTTACCGCCGAGATTGTCTCTG CGACCTTCGATCCTCTTTACGATGACCCTTCTCGATCTCTGAACACAGTCGCCTGCTGGAGAAAGAATATCGGATTCATGCCCAACTTGGATTGGCAAATTCAACAAGATGCCGTTGGCTTCATTGGTTTGAACAGCATCGATCGATTGAACTCTGGCAAGTGTTTCACCTGCTGGACACTCGAATACAACGACAAAACTATATCACTCCTTGCCATCGATAGTGCTGAGTCTGGAGTTGTAATGTCTCTCGACGCTTTCCAATATCTCACCGATGGACGAGCCCACGAGCTGGGTCGCGTCGATGTACATGCCAAGGAAGTAGACACGTCAGAATGTGGACTACCAGCAAACATACTGCATGCATATGATTTCTAA
- a CDS encoding sugar transporter domain-containing protein: MAGDTGSVDLSVGHRLKQFNTTILFIMLYMCSCAFNFGYDVGNFGGVQGMQSFGKRFGQCDPTTGVCKLPPWLSSLMTSLPFLGKALGAIACGPIAERYGRKMCVLVLACLSFIGVLLQTTARSSAQFTVGRFISFGMTGMTIVVVPIYLAETSPKVLRGMMTSTLQLMIVFGQLIASLVTFGTQHISGDKGWQIPVGLQFIAPAFIVALLPLVPESPRWLLTRNRTEEAKVSLRRLYKNHTEAEIEQEIDILRHAHSTEEKGPWSEVFNKENRKRTMVAVIAMFGQQITGQAFSSQYSVVFYQSQGYKSQAFLFNILSNVTGLVCLIATWFMIDQIGRRPMLMIGGSGMAIFLFIVGGVGLEKHPNDSERGALVASFILFACSYNLSWAPVSYVVVSEAASTRVKEKTNLFASVISIITTFVTSFTIPYLLNAPYAALGAKVGFIYGSINWVMVGVAYFFIPEMKGRSLEEVDELFASGESLRNFSKVQVTPIATYIEDTARKEPGSGEA, from the exons ATGGCCGGCGATACAGGTTCGGTGGACCTCTCTGTAGGTCACCGCTTGAAGCAGTTTAACACCACGATTCTGTTCATCATGCT GTACATGTGCAGCTGCGCCTTCAACTTTGGTTACGATGTTGGCAACTTTGGAGGAGTCCAGGGCATGCAGAGCTTTGGCAAGCGGTTCGGTCAATGTGATCCTACAACAGGTGTCTGCAAACTTCCCCCATGGCTGTCTTCTCTTATGACGTCGCTGCCCTTCCTGGGCAAGGCTCTGGGTGCCATTGCTTGTGGACCGATTGCCGAGCGATACGGACGCAAGATGTGTGTCCTGGTTCTGGCTTGCCTGTCCTTCAT CGGTGTTCTTTTGCAAACAACTGCAAGGTCGAGCGCACAGTTCACCGTGGGCAGattcatcagcttcggcaTGACGGGAATGACCATTGTTGTTGTCCCCATCTACCTGGCTGAGACCTCTCCCAAGGTTCTGCGTGGAATGATGACATCTACGCTGCAGCTCATGATTGTTTTTGGTCAACTGATTGCTTCGCTGGTTACCTTTGGAACTCAGCACATCTCTGGTGATAAAGGCTGGCAGATTCCCGTTGGTCTGCAATTCATTGCTCCAGCATTTATTGTGGCACTCTTGCCTCTTGTTCCCGAATCTCCACGATG GCTCCTGACCCGAAATCGAACTGAAGAGGCAAAAGTTTCCCTACGAAGACTCTACAAGAACCACACCGAAGCCGAAATTGAGCAGGAAATTGACATTCTCCGTCATGCTCACTCTACCGAGGAAAAGGGCCCATGGTCAGAGGTCTTCAACAAGGAAAACCGAAAGCGTACCATGGTTGCTGTGATTGCCATGTTTGGTCAGCAGATTACCGGACAGGCCTTCTCCAGCCAATACTCTGTTGTGTTCTATCAGTCTCAAGGCTACAAGAGCCAGGCTTTCCTGTTCAACATCTTGAGCAACGTTACTGGCCTTGTCTGTCTCATTGCTACTTGGTTCATGATTGACCAAATTGGCAGACGCCCCATGCTGATGATCGGTGGCTCAGGAATGGCCATCTTCCTGTTCATTGTTGGCGGTGTTGGACTTGAGAAGCATCCCAACGACTCTGAGAGAGGAGCATTG GTGGCATCTTTCATCTTATTCGCTTGCTCTTACAACCTGTCATGGGCTCCAGTGTCATACGTCGTGGTGTCCGAGGCGGCCTCCACCCGTGTCAAGGAAAAGACGAATCTCTTTGCATCCGTCatttccatcatcaccacattTGTCACCTCGTTCACAATTCCTTATCTGCTCAACGCGCCGTACGCCGCACTGGGTGCTAAAGTTGGCTTTATTTATGGCTCCATCAACTGGGTGATGGTTGGTGTAGCCTACTTCTTCATTCCTGAGATGAAGGGACGcagccttgaagaagttgacgAACTTTTCGCATCGGGAGAATCTCTGCGCAATTTCAGCAAAGTTCAGGTGACTCCCATAGCTACCTATATCGAGGATACAGCTAGGAAGGAGCCGGGCTCTGGCGAGGCTTAG
- a CDS encoding sulfatase domain-containing protein: MGSQKDTRPNFLVIVADDLGFSDLGCYGSEITTPHIDSLASQQGSLRFTQFHVAAACSPTRSMLMTGTDHHIAGLGQLHEFVRSSPAHQGQPGHEGYLHERVVALPELLSDGGYFTVMSGKWHLGLQKQHLPIKRGFKKSLALLPGCANHYAYEPEYQDPTSEPGRFFETATRALHAEDDRYLNEKELGEDWYSSDGYASRMISYLENRTDEERQQPFFAYLPFSAPHWPLQAPKEVCDKYKGQYADGPEALRQKRLERLKSLGLVSQDAVAHPVVTTGAEVKNWESLNEETRAASARAMEVYAGMVDRMDWNIGRVLDYLRKAGEFDNTFILFMSDNGAEGASYEASPLVGDSIMAHVNKYYNNSLDNIGRGDSFVWYGPLWAQAATAPSRLYKMFSTEGGCRVPLVVKPHSGINNQRGSDGSGVITDAFCTVMDIVPTVLDLAGLKHPGTEYNGRKVATLRGQSWRSYLESISGWSRKSPIHEADYVAGFEIAGSGALRRGNWKITFVPAPKGPQRWELFNLDADPGETNDLSKEEPERLKEMLVLWEEYRKEVGVVGLAGEYPKAVQGAQQTTLKDEMEDPYAWIKYIGRPEITPKELAEIVPTV; encoded by the exons ATGGGCAGCCAAAAGGATACTCGACCCAATTTCCTCGTCATTGTTGCTGATGACCTTGGCTTCAGTGACCTTGGCTGCTATGGCTCCGAGATAACAACCCCTCACATCGATTCGCTGGCCTCCCAGCAAGGGTCTCTGCGCTTCACACAATTCCACGTTGCCGCAGCTTGCAGTCCTACTCGTTCGATGCTTATGACGGGGACGGACCATCACATTGCTGGACTTGGACAGTTACACGAGTTTGTACGCAGTTCACCTGCTCACCAGGGCCAACCAGGCCATGAAGGTTACCTACATGAAAGGGTGGTTGCTCTTCCAGAGCTCTTATCTGATGGAGGGTACTTTACGGTCATGAGTGGCAAATGGCATTTGGGTCTACAGAAGCAGCATCTACCCATCAAGCGCGGCTTCAAGAAGAGcctggcgctgctgccggGGTGCGCGAATCATTACG CTTATGAGCCTGAATACCAGGATCCCACCTCAGAGCCCGGGCGATTCTTCGAAACCGCAACGCGAGCCCTGCATGCAGAGGACGACCGCTATCTAAATGAAAAAGAGCTCGGCGAAGACTGGTATTCGTCAGACGGCTATGCGAGTCGGATGATTTCTTACCTGGAGAATCGTACCGATGAGGAGCGTCAGcagcccttcttcgcctACCTCCCCTTCTCCGCGCCACACTGGCCGCTACAAGCACCCAAAGAGGTGTGTGACAAGTATAAGGGTCAATATGCAGATGGACCGGAGGCACTGCGCCAGAAGCGCCTGGAGCGACTCAAGTCTCTCGGGCTGGTCAGTCAAGATGCAGTGGCCCACCCTGTTGTAACGACAGGGGCCGAAGTCAAGAACTGGGAATCTCTCAATGAGGAGACACGTGCTGCCTCTGCAAGGGCCATGGAGGTGTACGCGGGGATGGTGGATCGCATGGACTGGAACATTGGTCGAGTTCTTGATTATCTGCGAAAGGCGGGCGAATTCGACAACACATTCATCCTGTTTATGAGCGACAATGGCGCCGAGGGGGCGAGTTACGAAGCGAGCCCCTTAGTTGGCGACAGCATCATGGCGCATGTGAATAAGTACTACAACAACAGTCTGGACAACATTGGCAGGGGAGATTCGTTTGTCTGGTACGGCCCTCTTTGGGCTCAAGCAGCAACCGCACCATCACGGCTGTACAAGATGTTTTCTACCGAGGGAGGCTGCAGAGTGCCCCTGGTGGTAAAGCCTCATTCAGGCATTAACAACCAGCGTGGCAGCGATGGCAGCGGTGTAATTACCGACGCCTTCTGCACTGTCATGGATATCGTGCCCACGGTTCTGGACCTCGCAGGGCTGAAACATCCTGGCACAGAGTACAATGGCCGCAAGGTTGCGACTCTCCGTGgccagagctggagaagctaTCTCGAATCAATCAGTGGCTGGAGTCGAAAGTCCCCTATTCACGAGGCTGACTATGTTGCCGGGTTTGAGATTGCGGGATCCGGAGCCCTGCGTCGCGGCAACTGGAAGATTACGTTTGTACCAGCACCCAAGGGTCCTCAGCGGTGGGAGTTGTTCAACCTTGATGCTGACCCTGGTGAGACAAACGACCTGAGCAAAGAGGAGCCAGAAAGGCTTAAAGAGATGCTTGTTTTGTGGGAAGAATATAGAAAGGAGGTCGGTGTCGTTGGCCTCGCTGGCGAATACCCAAAAGCCGTCCAGGGCGCACAGCAAACCACGCTCAAGGACGAGATGGAAGATCCATATGCTTGGATCAAGTATATAGGGCGGCCAGAAATAACGCCAAAGGAGCTGGCAGAAATTGTCCCAACCGTATAA